A single Bacteroidota bacterium DNA region contains:
- a CDS encoding glycosyltransferase family 9 protein, with amino-acid sequence MKILIIRFSSIGDIVLTTPVIRCLKKQLSDVEIHYLTKKAYVDLVAPNPYVSKVYTLDASLKEVLPSLKAEQYDYVVDLHHNLRSFLVKSSLGKKSVAFKKLNIEKWLSVNFKLKALPNTHIVDRYLQTVEKLGVVNDNDGLDFFIQTDEKPLLEKLGAVLNRYVVFAIGAKFATKRLPNEKIYSLLTKVNKPIVLIGGKEDVANAASIASKVDVINLCGLLTLHESAIVLKYANTVLTHDSGMMHIAAALKKKIISIWGNTIPEFGMYPYLPGPASQLIEVKNLSCRPCSKIGFNACPKKHFKCMNAIDENSILKSI; translated from the coding sequence ATGAAAATATTAATTATTCGTTTTAGTTCTATTGGAGATATCGTTTTAACAACGCCTGTTATTCGATGTCTTAAAAAGCAATTAAGCGATGTTGAAATTCATTACCTAACCAAAAAAGCATACGTAGATTTAGTGGCTCCAAACCCCTATGTATCTAAGGTATATACTTTGGATGCGAGCTTGAAGGAAGTATTGCCTAGCTTGAAAGCAGAGCAATACGATTATGTAGTTGATTTGCACCACAACCTTCGATCCTTTTTAGTGAAGTCTAGTTTGGGAAAAAAGTCAGTTGCATTTAAAAAATTAAATATCGAAAAATGGCTATCGGTTAATTTTAAATTAAAAGCACTACCCAACACACATATTGTAGATAGGTATTTGCAAACAGTTGAGAAGTTAGGTGTTGTAAACGATAATGATGGCTTAGATTTCTTTATTCAAACAGATGAAAAGCCTTTATTGGAGAAGCTGGGAGCCGTTCTGAATAGGTATGTTGTGTTTGCAATTGGAGCAAAATTTGCAACAAAGCGTTTGCCGAACGAAAAAATTTATTCGCTCCTAACTAAGGTTAATAAACCGATTGTACTGATAGGAGGGAAGGAAGATGTTGCTAATGCAGCCAGTATAGCATCGAAGGTAGATGTTATAAATTTGTGTGGTTTGCTTACGTTGCATGAATCGGCAATTGTTTTAAAGTATGCAAACACCGTATTAACACACGATAGTGGTATGATGCATATTGCAGCTGCATTAAAGAAAAAAATTATTTCTATATGGGGCAATACAATTCCGGAATTTGGAATGTATCCCTACTTGCCGGGGCCGGCTTCTCAACTAATTGAGGTTAAAAATCTTTCGTGTCGTCCGTGTTCTAAAATTGGATTTAATGCTTGCCCGAAAAAGCATTTTAAATGCATGAATGCTATTGATGAAAACAGTATTTTGAAAAGCATTTGA
- a CDS encoding glycosyltransferase family 2 protein produces MQVQLSVVIITYNEEKNIARCIDSVLSIADDIVIVDSFSKDKTEEICKSKGVRFVQHVFEGHIQQKNYAITQAQYPYVLSLDADEALDEQLQKSIMHVKENWEADGYAMNRLTNYCGKWIRHCGWYPDTKLRLWDSRKGSWAGVNPHDKFELHEAKSTVRQLTGDILHYSYYTKADHFKQVNYFTDIAAKANYEKGSRATVFHLLVSPIVKFFKDYIFKLGFLDGWYGLQICIISAYATFLKYRKMMKLQ; encoded by the coding sequence ATGCAAGTGCAATTGTCTGTAGTAATAATAACCTATAACGAGGAGAAAAATATTGCTCGTTGCATAGATTCGGTTTTATCAATTGCTGATGATATTGTGATTGTTGATTCATTTTCGAAAGACAAGACTGAGGAAATTTGTAAATCGAAAGGCGTTCGTTTTGTGCAACATGTTTTCGAAGGACACATTCAACAAAAAAATTATGCTATTACGCAAGCTCAATATCCATACGTATTGTCGCTAGATGCAGATGAAGCGCTAGATGAGCAACTGCAAAAGTCGATTATGCATGTAAAGGAAAATTGGGAAGCAGACGGATATGCAATGAATCGGCTAACAAATTATTGTGGAAAGTGGATTCGCCATTGTGGTTGGTATCCGGATACGAAATTACGTTTGTGGGATAGCAGGAAGGGAAGTTGGGCGGGTGTTAATCCACATGATAAATTCGAATTGCACGAAGCTAAAAGTACTGTAAGGCAATTGACGGGCGATATATTGCATTATAGTTATTACACCAAAGCAGACCATTTTAAGCAAGTAAATTATTTTACCGATATAGCCGCTAAAGCCAATTACGAAAAGGGAAGCCGGGCTACTGTGTTTCATTTGCTTGTTAGTCCCATTGTAAAATTTTTTAAAGATTATATCTTCAAACTTGGCTTTTTGGATGGTTGGTATGGCTTACAGATTTGTATAATATCTGCCTATGCAACTTTTTTGAAATATAGAAAAATGATGAAGCTACAATAG
- the meaB gene encoding methylmalonyl Co-A mutase-associated GTPase MeaB, producing the protein MHPLAIDLSYSNLRSLARCITIVENELDGFEDILSSLKNVTTIPVIGITGPPGAGKSSLLNELISKITLQKKRVAVLAIDPTSPFTSGSILGDRIRMSDHFNNPDVYIRSLATRGALGGLSAKTVEVVEVLKNAHFDYIFIETVGVGQSEVEIVGLADTVVLALVPESGDEVQTIKSGIMEIGHIYVVNKSDRAGSDSFIKNLTQLAQSRHTQNWEAPVLKTVATKGEGIDLLLSKINEHQKIAANTGNRAILLAEKIFSLIQHNKMRAINKNDIRKEVEQEIGKDNFNLYSFAKKYF; encoded by the coding sequence ATGCATCCGTTAGCAATCGATTTAAGTTACTCCAATTTACGCTCGTTAGCGAGATGTATTACTATTGTAGAAAATGAGCTAGATGGATTTGAAGATATTCTATCTAGTTTAAAAAATGTAACCACAATTCCTGTTATAGGAATAACAGGGCCTCCTGGAGCCGGGAAAAGCAGTTTGCTGAATGAACTTATTTCGAAAATAACACTGCAAAAAAAACGTGTTGCAGTGCTTGCAATAGACCCAACATCGCCTTTTACCAGTGGTTCTATCTTAGGAGATAGAATTCGCATGAGCGACCACTTTAACAATCCCGATGTATATATACGTTCTCTTGCTACGCGAGGTGCACTTGGAGGCTTATCTGCAAAAACGGTTGAGGTGGTTGAGGTTCTTAAAAATGCACACTTCGATTATATTTTTATAGAAACAGTTGGGGTAGGACAATCGGAAGTAGAAATTGTTGGATTGGCGGATACGGTGGTGCTGGCGCTGGTACCCGAATCCGGAGATGAGGTGCAAACCATCAAATCTGGCATTATGGAAATTGGGCACATTTACGTTGTAAATAAAAGCGACAGGGCGGGAAGCGACAGCTTTATAAAAAATTTAACGCAGTTGGCACAAAGCCGACACACCCAAAACTGGGAAGCTCCGGTACTTAAAACCGTTGCCACAAAAGGAGAAGGGATTGACTTGCTTTTAAGTAAAATAAACGAGCATCAAAAAATTGCAGCAAACACAGGCAACAGGGCTATTTTACTTGCTGAAAAAATTTTTTCATTAATTCAACACAATAAAATGAGAGCCATAAATAAAAATGACATACGAAAAGAGGTTGAGCAAGAAATAGGCAAAGATAATTTCAACCTTTACTCTTTTGCTAAAAAATATTTTTAA
- a CDS encoding T9SS type A sorting domain-containing protein yields MKKYLLSILAITSFVLSGFAQVPNGGFENWTVATYPDPVGWPSANILVFANPSNPRSVYQATATADVHGGASAMAIHTVSLVTNPLPTMLDDVWGICMTGYVAFPNLKQGFASTQKPLQMEFYAKYTPNGVDTAIALVWLQKRNGSQVDTIAAGGTILTGTTSTYAQYTTVLNYNPNYAHLTPDTMVVVFSSSALYEANRKVGSVLYVDDVTLTGTYNSVNAIDAPEVSVFPNPANTELNFSNVPSSATKIIVYDIAGRKQLEQNLTSVSLNIDTQSWNAGAYSYELLDSKSNAVYRGKVLIKH; encoded by the coding sequence ATGAAAAAATATCTACTATCAATCTTAGCTATCACCTCTTTTGTACTTAGCGGATTTGCTCAAGTTCCTAATGGAGGATTTGAAAACTGGACAGTTGCCACATATCCCGATCCAGTGGGTTGGCCATCTGCCAATATTTTGGTGTTTGCAAATCCAAGCAACCCTCGTTCGGTTTACCAAGCTACCGCAACAGCCGATGTGCACGGTGGTGCTTCTGCTATGGCTATACATACTGTTTCGTTAGTAACAAATCCATTACCAACTATGCTAGATGACGTTTGGGGGATTTGTATGACAGGTTATGTTGCGTTTCCTAATCTAAAGCAAGGTTTTGCAAGTACTCAAAAACCATTGCAAATGGAGTTTTATGCAAAGTACACTCCCAACGGAGTTGATACTGCAATTGCATTAGTTTGGTTGCAAAAAAGAAATGGTTCTCAAGTGGATACAATTGCTGCTGGTGGGACTATTCTAACAGGTACAACATCCACATATGCTCAATATACAACCGTATTGAATTACAATCCTAATTATGCGCATTTAACACCGGATACAATGGTAGTTGTGTTCTCGTCAAGTGCATTGTATGAGGCAAACAGAAAAGTTGGAAGTGTGTTGTATGTTGATGATGTTACTCTTACTGGAACATACAATAGCGTGAATGCAATAGATGCACCGGAAGTATCTGTGTTTCCTAATCCAGCAAACACGGAGTTAAATTTTTCTAACGTTCCTTCTTCTGCCACAAAAATTATTGTGTACGACATTGCCGGTAGAAAACAGTTAGAGCAAAATCTAACAAGTGTTAGTTTGAATATAGATACACAATCGTGGAATGCAGGAGCATATTCTTATGAGTTGCTAGACAGTAAGTCGAATGCAGTTTACAGAGGTAAGGTCTTGATAAAACATTAG
- a CDS encoding ABC transporter ATP-binding protein: MKRLATVLKYIKNYKGYAALNIFLNGLSIVFSLFSLTMVAPFLDLLFMKDPKEYEKYLLKGKPELAANVDSIVDVFYYQLSSLIVEEGKLNALIFICILIIVFIFLKNITRYFAQFFLANVRNGVVRDLRNDLYKKTLELPISYYNNERKGDVMSRMTTDVHDIEWAIMSSLEMLFRDPINIILVLATLLFMSAKLTLVVFILLPVPGFVIGKIASSLKKSSFNAKEKLGLLFSILEETLSGMRIIKGFNAEQFTQNRFDKLNQEYTDIQIKTYRKNDLASPLSEFLGVAVLVVLIYVGGKMVIDEDLKASLFITFIAMFSQILAPAKALTIAWYNAQKGVASIERIEKIFNSDVVIYESEGAKPIDSFQKQIKYEGVSFSYKKGDSGWVLKDINLVIPKGKTIALVGQSGSGKTTMADMLPRFYDCDKGNLSIDGVSVKDLKIKDLRSLLGIVTQESILFNDTVFNNIAFGIPGVSKEQVINAAKIANAHDFIMKMDGTYDANIGDRGGKLSGGQRQRISIARAVLKNPPILILDEATSALDTESEKLVQDALDNLMRNRTSIIIAHRLSTIMHADEIVVLQQGEIVERGTHQELLLHNGTYKKLYDMQSFTA, encoded by the coding sequence GTGAAAAGACTTGCCACTGTTTTAAAGTATATTAAAAACTACAAAGGATATGCTGCATTAAATATATTCTTGAACGGACTTTCCATTGTTTTTTCGTTGTTTTCTCTTACCATGGTAGCTCCATTCCTGGATTTGCTATTTATGAAGGACCCTAAAGAATATGAAAAGTATTTGTTGAAGGGTAAGCCCGAACTTGCGGCAAATGTCGACTCTATTGTGGATGTATTTTACTATCAACTCAGCTCCTTAATAGTAGAGGAAGGAAAACTGAACGCATTAATTTTTATTTGCATCCTTATTATCGTATTTATTTTTCTTAAGAATATCACACGTTATTTTGCCCAATTCTTTTTGGCAAATGTTCGCAATGGTGTTGTTAGAGATTTGCGCAATGATTTGTATAAGAAAACATTAGAACTTCCAATCTCTTATTACAATAACGAAAGAAAAGGAGATGTAATGTCGCGTATGACAACCGATGTGCACGATATAGAATGGGCAATTATGAGTTCGCTAGAAATGCTATTCAGAGACCCAATAAATATTATTTTGGTGTTAGCTACGCTGTTGTTTATGAGCGCAAAACTAACCTTGGTTGTGTTTATTTTACTGCCTGTTCCGGGTTTTGTAATTGGGAAGATAGCTTCTAGTTTGAAAAAAAGTTCGTTTAACGCAAAAGAAAAATTAGGATTGCTCTTTTCTATTTTAGAAGAAACTCTTTCGGGAATGCGTATTATTAAAGGGTTTAATGCAGAACAGTTTACGCAAAATAGGTTTGATAAATTAAATCAAGAATACACCGATATACAAATTAAAACCTATCGAAAAAACGATTTGGCTTCCCCGTTAAGCGAGTTTTTGGGAGTTGCTGTTTTGGTAGTATTAATTTATGTAGGAGGGAAAATGGTAATTGACGAAGATTTGAAAGCATCGTTATTTATAACTTTCATTGCCATGTTTTCGCAAATTTTAGCACCGGCTAAGGCGCTTACAATTGCTTGGTACAATGCGCAAAAGGGAGTTGCTTCTATAGAACGTATCGAAAAAATATTTAATTCAGATGTTGTAATTTATGAATCGGAAGGGGCCAAGCCAATTGATTCGTTTCAGAAACAAATTAAATATGAGGGTGTTTCTTTCTCTTATAAAAAGGGCGATTCGGGATGGGTGTTAAAAGATATTAATCTTGTTATCCCGAAAGGCAAAACAATTGCACTTGTTGGGCAGTCCGGTTCCGGGAAAACAACAATGGCAGATATGCTTCCTCGCTTCTACGATTGCGATAAGGGAAATTTGTCTATCGATGGTGTTTCTGTAAAAGACTTGAAGATAAAAGATTTGCGAAGCTTATTGGGTATTGTTACACAAGAATCTATTTTATTTAATGATACCGTTTTTAATAATATTGCTTTTGGAATACCAGGCGTATCTAAAGAACAAGTTATAAATGCTGCAAAAATTGCCAATGCCCACGATTTTATAATGAAAATGGATGGAACCTACGATGCTAATATTGGCGATAGAGGTGGTAAATTATCCGGAGGACAACGCCAACGGATAAGCATCGCTCGTGCTGTGTTAAAAAATCCTCCTATTTTAATTTTGGACGAGGCCACATCTGCATTAGATACTGAATCGGAAAAATTGGTGCAGGACGCATTAGATAATTTAATGCGTAATAGAACCTCTATAATCATTGCACATCGCTTGTCAACGATTATGCATGCAGACGAAATTGTAGTGTTGCAGCAAGGAGAGATAGTAGAACGTGGTACACACCAAGAATTGCTGTTGCACAACGGCACGTATAAAAAACTATACGATATGCAATCGTTTACTGCATAA